In a single window of the Pseudomonas entomophila genome:
- a CDS encoding GmrSD restriction endonuclease domain-containing protein, which yields MSITPRGMSVTEAYRLYRENRLIVNRKYQRKLVWTLAEKQKLIDSLVSDYPIPLIMLADASSGSDIYYEIMDGMQRMNAIFSFIENGFDLDGKFFDVNEFSRAKQASESGVFKPVDRNTVELLDPSVCANILDYQLAVTIFPIESEAQVTEVFGRINSGGRQLSAQEKRQAGQVDEFSLLVRELASEIRGDASREILPLSGMPEISIDSLRSSMGYALKTEEIFWCRQGVLRAQQLRDSEDEEMIVDICASILLGEPIARSKELFDKIYDEGEAEYGKVRRAFHTYSGERLSEEVKVTMSVLNEIIAGYNEAPNTLRSVVNPSSMNPIKNSFYSIFMALHHLVVCEEKTPEDYSGIMHAITGLQRNLVSNANYATTADRIKNVDKTVGLIQRYFVKKDPPMLRHGAGLALDMANALRRSRIETSRYECKQGLLKLSGDREFDKSLPSKLIETACGIANVGPDADGYIFIGVADRKAHADRVEELDSVVPVKVGLRYVVGLGREMSLLQIDDEQYLERLLEHFRKSDLSEPLKSQVLSQTDFVEFKGLSVLRIRIPAQKEVSFVGDESFVREGSSTIKAAGKKLIAINDIFRQ from the coding sequence ATGAGCATTACACCACGTGGTATGAGCGTAACCGAAGCCTATCGCTTATACCGAGAGAATAGACTTATTGTAAATCGTAAGTATCAAAGGAAACTGGTGTGGACCTTGGCTGAAAAGCAGAAGCTCATTGATAGTTTGGTTTCTGATTATCCTATTCCGCTGATAATGTTGGCGGATGCTTCCAGTGGTAGTGATATCTATTATGAAATAATGGATGGCATGCAAAGAATGAACGCAATATTTTCGTTCATTGAAAATGGTTTTGACTTAGATGGAAAGTTCTTTGATGTAAATGAGTTTTCTAGGGCAAAGCAAGCATCTGAGTCTGGGGTTTTTAAGCCTGTAGACCGTAATACTGTGGAACTCCTAGACCCCAGTGTATGTGCAAATATCCTTGATTATCAACTGGCGGTAACAATTTTCCCAATAGAAAGTGAGGCCCAAGTTACAGAGGTTTTTGGCCGAATTAATTCTGGTGGGCGCCAGTTGAGTGCGCAAGAGAAAAGACAGGCGGGTCAGGTCGATGAATTCTCGCTTCTAGTGCGAGAATTGGCATCTGAGATCCGCGGGGACGCTTCAAGAGAGATTTTACCTCTTTCCGGCATGCCTGAAATAAGTATTGACTCGCTAAGATCTAGCATGGGGTATGCATTAAAAACTGAAGAAATATTTTGGTGTCGTCAAGGTGTGTTAAGAGCACAACAGCTTCGAGATAGTGAAGACGAAGAGATGATCGTGGATATTTGCGCCTCGATTCTTCTTGGGGAACCGATTGCTCGTAGTAAAGAGTTGTTTGACAAAATTTATGATGAGGGCGAGGCGGAATATGGGAAGGTTCGTCGAGCATTTCATACTTATTCTGGCGAACGACTTAGTGAAGAAGTTAAAGTTACCATGTCTGTGCTGAATGAAATCATCGCGGGCTATAATGAAGCACCTAACACACTAAGATCTGTAGTTAATCCATCTTCAATGAATCCGATTAAAAATTCTTTTTATTCGATATTCATGGCTCTTCATCATTTGGTTGTCTGTGAGGAGAAAACACCAGAAGATTATTCTGGAATAATGCATGCTATCACTGGGCTTCAGCGGAACTTGGTAAGTAATGCAAATTACGCTACTACAGCCGACCGAATAAAGAATGTTGATAAAACAGTTGGTCTAATTCAACGGTATTTCGTTAAGAAAGATCCGCCCATGCTACGGCATGGCGCAGGGCTTGCTCTTGATATGGCAAATGCTTTGAGGCGGTCTAGAATCGAAACATCTCGTTATGAATGTAAGCAGGGGTTGCTAAAGCTTAGTGGTGATCGTGAGTTTGATAAGTCGCTACCTTCGAAACTGATAGAAACAGCCTGCGGTATTGCCAATGTCGGGCCGGACGCTGATGGTTACATTTTTATTGGTGTAGCCGACCGTAAAGCGCACGCGGACCGTGTTGAGGAACTGGATTCTGTCGTGCCGGTTAAAGTTGGTTTGCGATACGTTGTTGGCTTAGGCCGCGAAATGTCGCTGCTACAGATTGATGATGAACAGTATCTTGAGCGGTTGCTGGAGCATTTTAGAAAATCAGATTTGAGTGAACCGCTGAAGTCTCAGGTTTTATCGCAAACAGATTTTGTGGAGTTCAAGGGGCTGTCCGTTCTTCGGATCAGAATTCCAGCGCAAAAAGAAGTTTCTTTTGTTGGTGATGAATCCTTTGTGAGGGAGGGATCTTCTACAATAAAAGCCGCAGGGAAAAAGCTTATAGCTATTAACGATATTTTCCGTCAATAA
- the nirK gene encoding copper-containing nitrite reductase produces MSEQEGVALTRRGILAGGVLLGVGGTLLSTGLAQAAVPQAKASPADLAKLERVSVELVAPPQVHAHAQRAPGKPRIVEFRLVIEEKELAIDNNGAFIHAMTFNGSVPGPLLVVHEGDYVELTLVNPASNSMMHNIDFHASTGALGGGELTHVKPGEQVKLRFKADRAGVFVYHCAPGGAMIPWHVVCGMNGAIMVLPRDGLKDPEGRPLQYDKVWYIGEQDYYIPRDKDGKYKRYPTPIASFADMQPLMKGLVPTHIVFNGSVGALTGKQALTAKVGETVLIVHSQANRDTRPHLIGGHGDYVWASGKFANPPQRNLETWFIPGGAAGAALYTFRQPGLYTYLNHNLIEAVMLGAAAHVQVEGQWNDDLMSQVEAPGPIK; encoded by the coding sequence ATGAGTGAGCAAGAAGGAGTGGCCCTGACCCGGCGCGGGATTCTGGCGGGGGGTGTGTTACTCGGTGTCGGCGGTACTCTGCTGAGCACAGGCCTGGCCCAAGCGGCCGTGCCGCAGGCAAAAGCTTCGCCTGCCGACCTGGCGAAGCTGGAGCGGGTCAGCGTGGAACTGGTCGCACCGCCCCAGGTACATGCCCATGCCCAGCGCGCGCCAGGCAAACCTCGCATCGTCGAGTTCCGCCTGGTCATCGAGGAAAAAGAGCTGGCCATCGACAACAACGGCGCCTTCATCCATGCCATGACCTTCAACGGCTCGGTGCCCGGCCCGCTGCTGGTGGTACACGAAGGCGACTACGTGGAGCTCACCCTGGTCAACCCGGCCAGCAACAGCATGATGCACAACATCGACTTCCACGCCTCCACCGGCGCCCTGGGCGGCGGCGAGCTGACTCATGTGAAGCCCGGCGAACAGGTGAAACTGCGCTTCAAGGCCGACCGGGCCGGAGTGTTCGTGTACCACTGCGCGCCTGGCGGGGCGATGATCCCGTGGCATGTGGTGTGTGGCATGAACGGCGCGATCATGGTGCTACCGCGCGATGGCCTGAAAGACCCCGAAGGCCGCCCGCTGCAGTACGACAAGGTCTGGTACATCGGCGAGCAGGACTACTACATCCCCCGCGACAAGGACGGCAAGTACAAGCGCTACCCCACCCCCATCGCCAGCTTTGCCGACATGCAACCCCTGATGAAGGGGCTGGTGCCGACCCATATCGTGTTCAACGGCAGCGTCGGCGCGCTGACCGGCAAGCAAGCCCTGACCGCCAAGGTGGGCGAGACAGTGCTGATCGTGCACTCGCAGGCCAACCGCGACACCCGCCCGCATCTGATCGGCGGCCACGGTGACTATGTCTGGGCCTCCGGTAAGTTCGCCAACCCACCGCAGCGCAACCTCGAAACCTGGTTCATCCCGGGCGGCGCGGCGGGCGCGGCGCTGTACACCTTCCGCCAGCCCGGCCTGTACACCTACCTCAACCACAACCTGATCGAGGCGGTGATGCTCGGCGCGGCCGCCCATGTGCAGGTCGAAGGGCAATGGAACGACGACCTGATGAGCCAGGTGGAGGCGCCTGGGCCGATCAAATAG
- a CDS encoding DUF3079 domain-containing protein has product MAKKFPVNPSHPERICWGCDLYCPAKALACGNGAERTLHPAELFGEDWHLQADQLEQPLPDASAIRHQG; this is encoded by the coding sequence ATGGCCAAGAAATTTCCCGTGAACCCAAGCCACCCCGAACGGATCTGCTGGGGGTGCGATCTGTATTGCCCGGCCAAGGCGCTGGCCTGTGGCAACGGGGCGGAGCGAACCCTGCATCCGGCGGAGTTGTTCGGCGAGGACTGGCACCTGCAAGCGGACCAGCTGGAGCAACCGTTGCCCGACGCATCAGCCATCCGACACCAAGGTTGA
- a CDS encoding suppressor of fused domain protein → MDFFKKLLGQSRPEANEADAQPQPQVAEPEPTITAAEAANQAAREAGCAVLDRHWQTVGNVEQDVLDYAISPSLMGGPHWPSTRQAYRVVRRERSILLASDGLSDPFDDVEGAGNGFELELFVESADFPEAEYGKAGDVSPFMGSWAFDVVRTVADTVADAGGINHRLERFGVLSFELPGVSQSPCMRGQLPAHFVTEDDCLGVLVGGPAPDFSTHLADMPLSPVTLVPVVLITAAELDYVRNGGGQARMDLVERLQAAGHGHVSNLQRESVI, encoded by the coding sequence ATGGATTTTTTCAAGAAGTTGCTTGGCCAATCGCGCCCTGAGGCCAACGAGGCCGATGCACAACCCCAGCCGCAGGTTGCCGAGCCCGAGCCGACGATCACGGCCGCCGAGGCCGCCAACCAGGCCGCGCGCGAGGCGGGCTGCGCCGTGCTCGATCGCCATTGGCAGACGGTCGGCAACGTCGAGCAGGATGTGCTGGATTACGCCATCAGCCCAAGCCTGATGGGCGGGCCACACTGGCCATCGACCCGCCAGGCCTACCGCGTCGTACGCCGAGAGCGCAGCATCCTGCTGGCCAGCGATGGCCTGTCTGACCCCTTCGACGATGTCGAAGGCGCGGGCAATGGCTTCGAGCTGGAGCTTTTCGTCGAGTCAGCCGACTTCCCCGAAGCGGAGTACGGAAAGGCTGGCGACGTCAGCCCATTCATGGGCAGTTGGGCGTTCGATGTGGTGCGTACCGTAGCCGATACCGTGGCCGACGCGGGCGGCATCAATCACCGTCTGGAGCGCTTCGGCGTGCTGTCGTTCGAGCTGCCTGGCGTGAGCCAGTCGCCGTGCATGAGGGGGCAATTGCCCGCGCACTTCGTGACCGAGGATGACTGCCTTGGTGTGCTGGTAGGCGGGCCAGCGCCTGATTTCAGCACACACCTGGCAGACATGCCGCTGTCGCCGGTGACACTGGTGCCGGTGGTACTGATCACCGCCGCCGAGCTCGACTATGTGCGTAACGGCGGCGGCCAGGCGCGGATGGATCTGGTGGAGCGCTTGCAGGCCGCGGGGCATGGGCATGTGAGCAATTTGCAGCGGGAAAGCGTGATCTGA
- a CDS encoding type II toxin-antitoxin system HicB family antitoxin — MLFPIAILPGDHQHAWGVEVPDIPGCFSAGDDLDDAIAMAREAIEGHLELLAQDQQEIPKAGKVSEHAANPAYAGCTWALIDIDITRYLGKAEKLNITLPAYLLTRIDSYVQNHPEHKSRSGFLAEAALKVLQGK; from the coding sequence ATGCTTTTTCCCATCGCGATCCTTCCCGGCGATCATCAGCACGCCTGGGGCGTGGAAGTGCCAGACATCCCTGGGTGCTTCTCGGCCGGCGACGACCTCGACGATGCCATCGCCATGGCCCGCGAGGCGATCGAAGGCCATCTCGAACTGCTTGCCCAGGACCAGCAGGAGATCCCCAAGGCCGGCAAGGTCAGCGAGCATGCCGCCAACCCGGCTTACGCCGGCTGCACCTGGGCGCTGATCGACATCGACATCACCCGTTACCTGGGCAAGGCCGAAAAACTCAACATCACCTTGCCGGCCTATCTGCTCACCCGCATCGACAGCTATGTGCAGAATCACCCCGAGCACAAGAGCCGCTCAGGCTTCTTGGCCGAAGCAGCGCTCAAGGTGTTGCAAGGCAAGTAA
- a CDS encoding type II toxin-antitoxin system HicA family toxin, which produces MNSREMISVIEADGWYLVRSKGSHHHFKHPHKTGLVTIPHPKKDLLPATAASILRQARIGYAS; this is translated from the coding sequence ATTAATAGCCGCGAAATGATTTCCGTGATCGAGGCGGATGGTTGGTACCTGGTGCGTTCGAAAGGCAGCCACCACCACTTCAAGCACCCCCACAAGACCGGACTGGTCACCATCCCGCACCCGAAGAAGGACCTGCTGCCCGCCACCGCGGCCAGCATCCTGCGCCAGGCGCGGATCGGTTACGCCAGCTGA
- a CDS encoding LysR family transcriptional regulator, giving the protein MLSAELKAFYMVARLGSITLAAKKLGLSQPTVTTQVRNLESQYAVELFYRGGRRLVLSEEGVRLLPMVKALLQQEADIEFELRNSSLAQGSLRIAATAPYYILDLVKIFRERLPQVDVAVEIGNSQQVLEMLEDYRVDIAASSQLLEDARLVRRVLGTDPLVVAVHRNHPLAHRQAVSIDVVAGHCLLMREKGSTTRKLTEQMMQEAGVKAGALLEIGSRESIREAVLRNIGISIIARHEVPHNPELRVLALEEAPVMHEYLYCLKERRQARLPAAFLGVAQEVAGLVI; this is encoded by the coding sequence ATGCTGAGCGCCGAGCTCAAAGCCTTCTACATGGTGGCCCGCCTGGGCAGCATCACCCTGGCGGCGAAGAAGCTCGGGCTCAGCCAGCCCACGGTGACCACGCAGGTCCGCAACCTCGAAAGCCAGTATGCGGTGGAGTTGTTCTACCGTGGCGGCCGGCGCCTGGTGCTGAGCGAGGAGGGCGTACGCCTGTTGCCGATGGTCAAGGCCCTGCTGCAGCAGGAGGCCGACATCGAGTTCGAACTGCGCAACAGCAGCCTGGCCCAGGGCAGCCTGCGCATCGCCGCCACCGCGCCGTACTACATCCTCGACCTGGTGAAGATCTTCCGCGAACGCCTGCCCCAGGTGGACGTTGCGGTCGAGATCGGCAACTCCCAGCAGGTGCTGGAAATGCTCGAGGACTATCGAGTGGACATCGCGGCCTCTTCGCAACTGCTGGAGGACGCGCGCCTGGTGCGCCGGGTGTTGGGCACCGACCCGCTGGTGGTGGCCGTGCACCGCAATCATCCGCTGGCTCACCGCCAAGCGGTGTCCATCGACGTGGTGGCCGGGCATTGCCTGCTGATGCGCGAGAAGGGCTCGACCACGCGCAAACTGACCGAGCAGATGATGCAGGAGGCCGGCGTGAAGGCCGGTGCGTTGTTGGAGATCGGTAGCCGCGAGTCGATCCGCGAGGCGGTGCTGCGCAATATCGGCATCAGCATCATTGCCCGCCACGAAGTGCCGCATAACCCGGAGCTGCGGGTGCTGGCGTTGGAAGAGGCGCCGGTGATGCACGAGTACCTGTATTGCCTCAAGGAGCGGCGCCAGGCGCGCTTGCCGGCGGCGTTCCTGGGCGTGGCCCAGGAAGTGGCGGGGCTGGTGATCTGA